The Xanthobacter flavus genome includes a window with the following:
- a CDS encoding phytanoyl-CoA dioxygenase family protein: protein MPKDHFPGLTGSQVQTFIDNGYVKLDDAFGRDLAQRCRDELWAEIGLSADHPEAWTSPVIRVPFKSSPAFVEAANTRCLHAAYDQLVGVGRWLAPTGLGTFPIRFPSPDEPGDDGWHVDVSFGLENPDFMEWRANVKSSGRALLMLFLLSDVSPSDAPTRIRRGSHLAIARELLPYGERGATLRQLSAHGYCSTAECPVDLAVGAAGTAYLCHPFLVHAAQPHRGQKPRFIAQPPLLPRSEYDPSLPPSPVQLAIRRACGLAA, encoded by the coding sequence ATGCCCAAAGATCATTTTCCTGGCCTGACTGGCAGTCAGGTGCAGACCTTTATCGACAATGGCTACGTGAAGCTTGATGACGCCTTTGGCCGTGATCTCGCACAGCGATGCAGGGACGAGTTGTGGGCCGAAATCGGCCTATCGGCGGATCACCCGGAGGCCTGGACGAGTCCGGTCATCCGGGTCCCATTCAAGTCCTCGCCTGCCTTCGTCGAGGCGGCGAATACGCGATGCCTCCACGCCGCCTATGATCAGCTCGTCGGAGTGGGGCGGTGGTTGGCTCCGACCGGCCTCGGCACCTTCCCTATCCGTTTTCCTTCGCCGGATGAGCCGGGCGATGACGGCTGGCACGTCGACGTGAGTTTCGGCTTGGAAAACCCTGATTTCATGGAATGGAGGGCAAACGTCAAAAGCAGCGGTCGCGCGCTGCTGATGCTCTTCCTGCTGTCTGATGTGAGCCCCAGCGATGCACCGACGCGGATTCGTAGAGGCTCGCATCTCGCGATAGCCAGAGAGCTCCTGCCATATGGCGAACGGGGAGCAACGCTTCGACAGCTATCGGCGCATGGATATTGTTCGACGGCCGAATGTCCGGTCGACCTGGCGGTCGGCGCAGCGGGAACAGCATATCTGTGCCACCCATTCCTCGTCCACGCCGCACAACCTCACCGAGGTCAGAAGCCCCGCTTCATAGCGCAGCCTCCGCTATTGCCGCGATCGGAATACGATCCCTCGCTGCCGCCGTCGCCGGTCCAGCTTGCCATCCGCCGCGCTTGTGGCCTCGCGGCGTGA
- a CDS encoding peptidoglycan-binding domain-containing protein, with protein MDLRDLQLALDARGRTPPLAFDGEWGPATDKAVSDLLSEAGLTSEEYCQHNLY; from the coding sequence ATGGATCTGCGCGACCTGCAGTTGGCGCTGGATGCGCGCGGCCGGACGCCCCCGCTTGCCTTTGATGGTGAGTGGGGGCCGGCGACCGACAAGGCCGTCTCCGACCTCCTATCCGAAGCGGGCCTCACATCGGAGGAGTACTGCCAGCACAATCTTTATTAA
- a CDS encoding BatD family protein, with protein MTIHALCLLVLLSLAGGARAENLRLVIPEMRPVAGEMIPVTVRGEYERQITLEKLSFPDSPDYDWMQLARDQWRTEQVEGRAVRVFERRIAVFPRHAGPLVIGPVTHRLTVVGTDAPREELPVTAEPVTLAVAPFPAEGWMLAARGLTVTDALSTEPGKLGDGETLVRRVTIEAVGAPSHLVPPRPVMRAPWLISFAAPEARTQRLTPDGPVTTVTWEWHLRPSTGDPAVLPAIAIPWFDTGARQMRTAEIPAIPFGYASIYAGLGGTGHLPPGQIRVAALAVAGGLMTGFALVLAGFGTRRRGDLLRALGRLSPVDPTRIAVHRAVQSGEPIALRHAVDRHLRRWRALGLPVNGQETARLDARLYGPGGDAVPFDAKAEAKAILRAIDGLRKRSGW; from the coding sequence ATGACGATCCATGCGCTTTGCCTTCTCGTCCTCCTGTCCCTGGCCGGCGGCGCCCGGGCCGAGAATTTGCGGCTGGTCATCCCCGAGATGCGACCGGTGGCCGGCGAGATGATCCCCGTCACCGTGCGCGGCGAATACGAGCGGCAGATCACGCTGGAAAAGCTGAGCTTTCCGGATTCTCCCGACTATGACTGGATGCAGCTCGCTCGCGACCAGTGGCGTACGGAGCAGGTGGAAGGGCGGGCCGTCCGCGTGTTCGAGCGCCGCATTGCGGTGTTCCCCCGCCATGCCGGTCCGCTGGTCATCGGGCCGGTGACGCACCGGCTGACCGTGGTGGGCACCGATGCGCCGCGGGAGGAACTGCCGGTCACGGCGGAGCCCGTGACTCTAGCAGTGGCACCGTTTCCGGCCGAGGGGTGGATGCTCGCCGCGCGGGGCCTCACCGTCACCGATGCGCTGTCCACCGAGCCCGGCAAGCTGGGCGACGGGGAAACCCTGGTTCGCCGCGTCACGATCGAGGCGGTGGGAGCGCCGTCTCATCTTGTGCCGCCGCGCCCCGTTATGCGCGCGCCCTGGCTCATTAGCTTTGCGGCACCCGAGGCGCGCACGCAGCGCCTGACGCCGGACGGGCCGGTGACGACTGTGACATGGGAATGGCACCTGCGGCCGAGCACCGGCGACCCCGCCGTGCTTCCGGCCATCGCCATCCCCTGGTTCGACACCGGAGCACGGCAGATGCGCACGGCGGAGATCCCGGCGATCCCCTTCGGCTATGCCAGCATCTATGCCGGGCTTGGCGGCACCGGGCATTTGCCCCCCGGGCAGATACGGGTCGCGGCACTGGCCGTCGCCGGCGGGCTGATGACAGGATTCGCGCTGGTCCTTGCGGGCTTCGGGACGCGCCGGCGGGGCGACCTACTGAGGGCGCTCGGGAGGCTCTCGCCGGTGGACCCGACCCGCATCGCCGTGCATCGGGCGGTGCAGTCGGGCGAGCCGATCGCGCTCCGGCACGCGGTGGATCGCCACTTGCGTCGGTGGCGCGCACTCGGACTGCCGGTGAACGGGCAAGAGACGGCCCGCCTCGACGCGCGGCTCTACGGGCCGGGCGGAGATGCAGTACCTTTCGACGCCAAGGCGGAGGCGAAGGCGATCCTTCGGGCGATCGATGGGCTCAGGAAGCGGAGCGGCTGGTAG
- a CDS encoding VWA domain-containing protein encodes MSGFLLLRPWWLAALPLLAALAFWLWRRGPVAGGWGRVMPPTMLAAMRALGHLRRDDAGASLMPVAAAALVGLGLAGPAIPRADAPQLAGAGAVLVAVGLSPGVAGATLADAQAAAAGIMAAAAGRPVGLILYSDEAYDVAAPTGDPAVLESLIAVLGPDTMPSSGARPAAALRLARRMLEGMPDADLVLISDGSGIDAAARTEAARLATGGIRLFTLGLGVGSDKATSLEALGVASAPARAPGPVIDRLSGSAALARDGRAAGLAFEDLGPLVAALALVPFLALFRRRA; translated from the coding sequence ATGAGCGGCTTCCTCCTGCTCCGCCCCTGGTGGCTCGCCGCTTTGCCGCTGCTCGCCGCGCTGGCCTTCTGGCTGTGGCGACGCGGCCCTGTGGCGGGGGGGTGGGGCCGGGTGATGCCACCGACCATGCTGGCGGCCATGCGCGCCCTCGGCCATCTGCGCCGGGACGATGCCGGTGCCAGCCTGATGCCGGTGGCAGCGGCAGCGCTCGTCGGCCTCGGCCTTGCGGGACCCGCGATCCCGCGCGCAGATGCCCCGCAACTGGCAGGAGCCGGCGCGGTGCTGGTGGCCGTCGGCCTGTCGCCCGGCGTCGCCGGAGCGACGCTGGCCGATGCGCAGGCCGCCGCCGCCGGCATCATGGCCGCCGCGGCCGGGCGGCCGGTGGGCCTCATCCTCTATTCCGACGAGGCCTATGACGTGGCGGCACCGACCGGAGATCCCGCGGTGTTGGAAAGCCTGATCGCCGTTCTCGGTCCCGATACCATGCCGAGCAGCGGCGCCCGGCCGGCCGCTGCGCTGCGGCTCGCCCGCCGCATGCTGGAGGGGATGCCGGACGCCGATCTCGTGCTGATCTCGGACGGCAGCGGCATCGATGCCGCTGCCCGTACCGAGGCGGCGCGGCTCGCCACGGGCGGCATCCGCCTCTTCACCCTCGGCCTGGGCGTGGGGAGCGACAAAGCCACGTCGCTGGAGGCGCTGGGCGTCGCATCCGCCCCGGCCCGCGCGCCCGGGCCGGTCATCGACCGCCTGTCCGGTTCGGCGGCGCTCGCGCGTGACGGGCGGGCGGCGGGGCTTGCGTTCGAGGATCTCGGCCCGCTGGTCGCGGCGCTCGCGCTCGTCCCGTTTCTCGCCCTGTTCCGGAGGCGCGCATGA
- a CDS encoding VWA domain-containing protein, whose product MSLAFPLVLLLLPLPWLVRYVLAARAPAMASLAVDAAAFATAAPSSLRHDPIAALLRAGAWIALVVALAGPRVAAPVSLPTASGREIILALDLSGSMAKTDFVLDGRPLSRLDAVKAVATRFIAGRRGDRIGLVVFGDRAYVAQPPTFDVASTARAVDTLQIGISGLSTAISDGLGLAVRRLSRSDTKSKAVILLSDGIDTSGKVLASDAARLAARHGIRVHTIALGPEDLESQPDASDAVDVAGLRATAAAGGGESFRVRTLDDLVDVAATLDRLEPNPMRRPPVLYWRSLWMWPAAAALVLAALLAVLPAMGRRA is encoded by the coding sequence ATGAGCCTCGCTTTTCCCCTCGTCCTGCTGCTCCTGCCCCTGCCGTGGCTGGTCCGGTACGTCCTCGCGGCGCGGGCGCCCGCGATGGCTTCGCTCGCCGTCGATGCCGCCGCCTTCGCCACCGCCGCCCCGTCCAGCCTGCGTCACGACCCCATTGCGGCTCTGCTGCGCGCGGGGGCCTGGATCGCGCTGGTCGTGGCGCTGGCCGGGCCGCGCGTCGCCGCTCCCGTGAGCCTTCCCACCGCGTCCGGCCGGGAGATCATCCTCGCCCTCGACCTGTCGGGAAGCATGGCGAAAACCGACTTCGTGCTGGATGGCCGGCCGCTGTCGCGCCTCGACGCAGTCAAGGCAGTCGCGACGCGCTTCATCGCGGGCCGGAGGGGTGACAGGATCGGCCTCGTCGTGTTCGGCGACCGGGCCTATGTGGCGCAGCCGCCCACCTTTGACGTGGCCTCCACGGCCCGCGCCGTCGATACGCTGCAGATCGGCATCTCCGGCCTTTCCACGGCGATTTCCGACGGGCTCGGCCTCGCCGTCCGCCGCCTCTCCCGCAGTGATACCAAGTCCAAAGCGGTGATCCTCCTGTCGGACGGGATCGACACCTCGGGCAAGGTGCTGGCGAGCGACGCGGCGCGGCTTGCGGCGCGCCACGGCATCCGCGTGCACACCATCGCCCTCGGACCGGAGGATCTGGAGAGCCAGCCGGACGCCAGCGATGCGGTGGATGTCGCCGGCCTCAGGGCCACCGCCGCGGCCGGCGGCGGGGAGAGCTTCCGGGTGCGCACCCTCGACGATCTGGTGGACGTGGCCGCGACCCTCGACCGGCTGGAGCCGAACCCGATGCGCCGCCCCCCGGTCCTGTACTGGCGCTCCCTCTGGATGTGGCCTGCGGCGGCAGCGCTCGTGCTGGCCGCGCTGCTGGCCGTTCTGCCGGCCATGGGGAGGCGTGCATGA
- a CDS encoding DUF58 domain-containing protein — MVTVALDAPGIRLVAAELLALRNTRLPRANHRPVTRRPGAVQARPAGSGMDLREIRAFAEGDDFRRIDPAATARTGAPHIRSFHEDRDDTVLLIADFRPAMLWGTGDSLRSVRGARALVRRGWQATARRAVLAAIILDASGVAVAAAGAGVAQMGRISRMLADSHDRALAAGQRGDEATSLREVLARAVAMVPSGAEVLIATGPDGIRPGDDAALARLGRQRRVRVLLPLDPVEMAPPAAPLPIHAGPDQRLARLRPFDPAPLADRMAGLNVSLEVLPDDAG; from the coding sequence ATGGTGACGGTTGCGCTCGATGCGCCCGGTATCCGGCTCGTCGCGGCGGAACTGCTGGCGCTGCGCAACACGCGCCTGCCGCGCGCCAATCATCGCCCGGTGACGCGGCGCCCCGGCGCGGTGCAGGCGCGCCCGGCCGGCTCCGGCATGGACCTTCGGGAGATCCGGGCCTTCGCCGAAGGCGACGACTTCCGGCGGATCGATCCCGCCGCCACCGCCCGCACCGGCGCGCCGCACATCCGCAGCTTCCATGAGGACCGCGACGACACGGTGCTTCTGATCGCCGATTTCCGGCCGGCCATGTTATGGGGCACCGGGGACAGCCTGCGCTCGGTGCGCGGCGCCCGCGCCCTTGTGCGGCGCGGCTGGCAGGCGACGGCGCGCCGCGCCGTCCTCGCCGCCATCATCCTCGATGCGTCCGGCGTTGCCGTCGCCGCCGCAGGCGCCGGGGTGGCGCAGATGGGCCGCATCAGCCGGATGCTGGCCGACAGTCACGACCGCGCGCTCGCCGCGGGCCAGAGGGGGGACGAGGCGACGTCCCTGCGCGAGGTCCTTGCGCGGGCAGTGGCCATGGTGCCGTCGGGCGCGGAAGTGCTCATCGCCACCGGCCCGGACGGCATCCGCCCGGGCGACGACGCTGCTCTCGCCCGCCTCGGGCGCCAGCGGCGGGTGCGCGTGCTGCTTCCTCTCGATCCGGTCGAAATGGCTCCGCCCGCCGCTCCGCTGCCGATCCACGCCGGCCCGGACCAGCGGCTGGCGCGACTCCGCCCGTTCGATCCCGCGCCGCTGGCCGACCGCATGGCCGGCCTGAACGTCAGCCTCGAGGTGCTCCCGGATGACGCAGGCTGA
- a CDS encoding AAA family ATPase produces MNDMSHPITRLGSAVAAGLIGHEALVERLLIALLVGGHVLIEGPPGIAKTRAVKRLAASLPGSHARIQCTPDLLPSDLTGTQVFRPETGRFDFVAGPLFHALVLVDEINRAPPKVQSALLEAMAEGQVTSSGVTRPLPQPFMVVATQNPIEHEGTFPLPEAQMDRFLLHLSLGLPHAEQERAILDLVAAERISGPAQAEAALAPDTLAQAKAEVATVHLAPALKDFIVRLVMASRPGGVVAEWVEHPVSPRGTLALAAAAQALAWLKGRDYGLPEDVIALAPDALAHRLVPTWAAIGEGRTGRSLVADILKAVEPW; encoded by the coding sequence ATGAACGACATGAGCCATCCGATCACCCGCCTCGGCAGCGCCGTCGCCGCCGGCTTGATCGGCCACGAGGCGCTGGTTGAGCGGCTGCTGATCGCCCTGCTGGTCGGCGGGCATGTGCTGATCGAGGGGCCGCCGGGCATCGCCAAGACCCGCGCCGTCAAGCGCCTCGCCGCCAGCCTGCCGGGGAGCCACGCCCGCATCCAGTGCACGCCGGACCTTCTGCCCTCGGACCTGACGGGCACCCAGGTGTTCCGGCCGGAGACTGGACGCTTCGATTTCGTCGCCGGCCCGCTGTTCCATGCGCTCGTTCTCGTGGACGAGATCAACCGGGCGCCGCCGAAGGTGCAGTCGGCACTGCTGGAAGCCATGGCCGAGGGGCAGGTGACATCCTCGGGCGTCACCCGCCCGCTGCCGCAGCCATTCATGGTCGTGGCGACCCAGAACCCCATCGAGCACGAAGGCACGTTCCCCCTTCCCGAAGCCCAGATGGACCGCTTCCTGCTCCACCTGTCCTTGGGCCTGCCCCACGCCGAGCAGGAGCGCGCCATTCTCGATCTCGTGGCCGCGGAGCGGATCTCTGGGCCGGCGCAGGCGGAGGCCGCGCTGGCGCCGGACACGCTGGCGCAGGCCAAGGCTGAGGTGGCGACCGTCCATCTTGCCCCGGCGCTCAAGGATTTCATCGTCCGGCTGGTGATGGCCTCGCGGCCCGGCGGCGTGGTTGCCGAATGGGTGGAACACCCGGTCTCGCCGCGCGGCACGCTGGCATTGGCCGCGGCGGCGCAGGCGCTCGCCTGGCTGAAGGGGCGCGACTACGGCCTGCCCGAGGATGTCATTGCCCTCGCACCCGACGCGCTGGCCCATCGGCTGGTGCCGACGTGGGCGGCCATCGGCGAGGGGCGCACCGGCCGCAGCCTCGTCGCCGACATCCTGAAGGCGGTGGAGCCATGGTGA
- a CDS encoding histidine kinase: MRRLLPQLVLRVLAAGLATVVIAAGWVLWDTAEAARQDVATTAVRVADAIAARPSFEGLAFGGVAPVPVFRDWQAFPAWTLIAPGICVELGARENPLHRRCGPYVAADVAPPGWFVWLAGHLGLMPQPKSVPVRTRYLTDAYVTASADTGVVMSRAWTRTGDLMRVAVGMAVGGSILTGLLMVRLLAPFRIILSGIERLQRRDFSAGLPPLHVAEFDRLSIALNHTAETLKEAQAMRTELTRRLFTMQESERRALARELHDEFGQCLTATRALATAIAQSKETTAEDGARIAEISGQMMDSLRAELSRLRPPDLDDLGLRHALERLVADWRSRVPAIRFALELKGDMEAVPDTLALSLYRIAQECLTNAVRHGGPGSVILTLEVTGAITLTVEDDGAARPDSRAGDGYGLLGIRERVDALGGSFALLPTGGGMRATALLPR; this comes from the coding sequence ATGCGCCGGCTCCTGCCCCAACTGGTGCTGCGCGTGCTGGCGGCGGGGCTTGCCACGGTGGTGATCGCCGCCGGCTGGGTGTTGTGGGATACGGCGGAGGCGGCGCGGCAGGATGTGGCGACCACCGCCGTCCGGGTCGCCGACGCCATCGCCGCCCGCCCCAGCTTCGAGGGGCTCGCCTTCGGTGGTGTGGCGCCAGTGCCGGTGTTCCGGGATTGGCAGGCCTTTCCCGCCTGGACCCTCATCGCACCAGGCATCTGCGTCGAACTCGGCGCGCGGGAGAATCCGCTGCACCGACGCTGCGGCCCCTATGTCGCCGCCGATGTGGCGCCGCCGGGCTGGTTCGTGTGGCTGGCGGGGCACCTCGGTCTCATGCCCCAGCCCAAGTCCGTGCCGGTGCGCACGCGCTACCTGACCGATGCCTATGTCACCGCTTCGGCAGATACCGGAGTCGTCATGAGCCGGGCCTGGACGCGGACCGGCGACCTGATGCGGGTGGCGGTGGGCATGGCGGTCGGCGGCTCCATCCTCACCGGCCTGCTGATGGTCCGGCTCCTGGCCCCGTTCCGCATCATCCTGAGCGGCATCGAGCGCCTCCAGCGACGCGACTTCTCGGCCGGGCTGCCACCGCTCCACGTCGCCGAGTTCGATCGCCTGAGCATCGCGCTGAACCATACGGCGGAGACGCTCAAGGAGGCGCAGGCTATGCGCACCGAGCTGACGCGCCGCCTGTTCACCATGCAGGAGAGCGAGCGGCGCGCGCTCGCCCGCGAACTGCACGACGAGTTCGGCCAGTGCCTCACCGCCACCCGCGCGCTGGCCACGGCCATCGCACAGTCGAAGGAGACTACCGCCGAGGACGGCGCGCGGATCGCCGAGATCAGCGGCCAGATGATGGACAGCCTGCGCGCCGAGCTGTCTCGCCTGCGTCCGCCCGACCTCGACGACCTGGGCCTGCGCCACGCGCTGGAGCGGCTCGTCGCCGACTGGCGCAGCCGCGTGCCTGCGATCCGCTTCGCGCTGGAGCTGAAGGGCGACATGGAGGCGGTGCCGGACACCCTCGCCCTTAGTCTCTACCGCATCGCCCAGGAATGCCTCACCAATGCCGTCCGCCATGGCGGACCCGGCAGCGTCATCCTGACCCTGGAGGTCACCGGGGCCATCACCCTGACCGTCGAGGACGACGGCGCCGCGCGGCCGGACAGCCGGGCGGGCGACGGCTATGGCTTGCTCGGCATCCGCGAGCGGGTCGATGCGCTCGGCGGCAGCTTCGCGCTGCTGCCGACGGGCGGCGGCATGCGGGCGACGGCACTTCTTCCCCGCTGA
- a CDS encoding response regulator, whose amino-acid sequence MNLIRILLVDDHPIVREGYRRLLDRQPGFSVVAEAGDGIAALAAFAAHVPDIVLMDLSMPGGGGFAAVEAMVARDPLARIIVVSMHQGAIFAQKAMAAGARGFVSKSSPPEELVKAITAVAAGRRALSSDMAQELARTSLGTDDIASLTPREREILLLVARGMNGRLIARSLGLSSKTVQNNLSLIRAKLGASGDADLVLKAQRSGLVPAI is encoded by the coding sequence ATGAACCTGATCCGCATTCTGCTGGTCGACGATCATCCGATCGTGCGCGAGGGCTACCGCCGACTGCTCGACCGTCAGCCCGGCTTTTCTGTCGTGGCCGAGGCGGGCGACGGGATCGCGGCGCTCGCCGCCTTCGCAGCCCATGTGCCGGACATCGTGCTGATGGACCTGTCCATGCCCGGCGGCGGCGGCTTCGCAGCGGTGGAGGCGATGGTGGCTCGCGATCCGTTGGCCCGGATCATCGTCGTGTCCATGCACCAGGGCGCCATCTTCGCCCAGAAGGCCATGGCGGCCGGCGCGCGGGGCTTCGTATCCAAGAGCAGCCCGCCGGAGGAACTGGTCAAGGCCATCACGGCGGTGGCGGCGGGGCGGCGGGCGCTGTCGTCCGACATGGCGCAGGAACTGGCCCGCACATCCCTCGGCACCGACGACATCGCCAGCCTGACCCCGCGTGAGCGCGAGATCCTGCTCCTCGTCGCGCGCGGCATGAACGGCCGCCTGATCGCCCGCAGCCTCGGGCTCTCCTCCAAGACCGTCCAGAACAACCTGTCGCTGATCCGGGCCAAGCTCGGAGCCTCCGGTGACGCCGACCTGGTGCTGAAGGCTCAGCGGTCGGGCCTCGTCCCGGCCATCTGA
- a CDS encoding response regulator codes for MSPEGHILIVDDDAEIRRLAGKFLREHGHKVTSAQDAREMREAMTAGPVDLIILDIMLPGVSGLDLCRDLRRHSTVPIIMLTARGSDVDRIVGLELGADDYLAKPFNPRELLARIHAVLRRTRPSDTVPTAGGSSLKFSGWILDTRRRELTNPEGAVVDLSTGEYDLLLTFLEHPQRVLNRDQLMDAAKNRTATGFDRAIDIQVSRLRKKLESHGSLEMVKTVRGAGYFFAPEVERS; via the coding sequence GTGTCCCCTGAAGGCCACATCCTGATCGTCGACGACGACGCCGAGATCCGTCGGCTTGCCGGCAAGTTCCTGCGCGAGCATGGACACAAGGTGACGTCGGCGCAGGACGCCCGCGAGATGCGGGAGGCGATGACTGCCGGCCCCGTGGACCTCATCATCCTTGATATCATGCTGCCGGGGGTGAGCGGCCTCGACCTCTGCCGCGACCTGCGCCGTCACTCGACCGTCCCTATCATCATGCTCACCGCACGTGGGAGCGACGTGGACCGAATCGTCGGGTTGGAGCTGGGCGCCGACGATTACCTGGCAAAGCCCTTCAATCCGCGCGAGCTGCTCGCCCGCATCCACGCCGTCCTGCGGCGCACGCGGCCCTCGGACACCGTTCCGACCGCGGGCGGGTCGAGCCTGAAGTTCTCCGGCTGGATACTCGACACCCGGCGGCGGGAACTGACCAATCCAGAAGGCGCGGTGGTGGACCTTTCCACCGGGGAATACGACTTGCTGCTGACCTTCCTCGAGCACCCCCAGCGGGTGCTGAACCGCGATCAGCTGATGGACGCCGCCAAGAACCGAACCGCCACGGGTTTCGATCGCGCCATCGACATCCAGGTCAGCCGGCTGCGCAAGAAGCTCGAGTCCCACGGCAGTCTGGAGATGGTGAAGACGGTGCGCGGCGCGGGCTATTTCTTCGCTCCGGAGGTCGAGCGCTCGTGA